From a single Pelmatolapia mariae isolate MD_Pm_ZW linkage group LG20, Pm_UMD_F_2, whole genome shotgun sequence genomic region:
- the zer1 gene encoding protein zer-1 homolog — MAAKAGDNPDSLMTLATVFCLRNLKKTMCYQGFRNKLCLRSDIFLPSEICDKLVNTYMELVHTDSNFEPEESFFQLFSDPRSTRLTRVQLREDFVRDRDLEAIKKQDLIELHLTYCNNLSSRSLKALSCFRDTLVSLCLFGCSNIFYRKCGAPLACNEDTDEDEEESPASRHALETDFNFQGFNRLRLLNLGGMPKELDPETLLKPLKSLTSLDLSNVQLLGTSFLTQWRDRLASLVLYNVDLSEELISTVLELVNLRHLDISQESRRISKFKMTKKILTAIVQRLVHLMSLDISGHIMLDNCTVPHFEEAMGRPSTEPCKSSIYPFQELKRPLQFLGLYDTTLCNVTHIPAYKVTGSKNEDQVLNAIEAYTEFRPELAHRAINQLFDIARIQHCSQLLRALQLVIAALKCHKYDKSIQVTGSAALFYLTNTEYRSDQSVRLRREVIQVVLNGMEHYQEVTVQRNCCLTLCNFSIPEELEFQYSRVNQLLLKILEPARQDESIQRIAVHLCNALVCQVDNHHKEAVGKMGFVRTMLNLIQKKLQDRMCDQVMEFSWSALWNITDETPDNCQMFLNCRGMSLFLECLQEFPDKQELHRNMLGLLGNVAEVKALRPQLLTPQFITVFSNLLDSKADGIEVSYNACGVLSHIMFDGPEVWKMEEPRRDMVMEKMWEAIQSWDVSSRRNINYRSFEPILRLLPQSISPVSQHWATWALYNLVSVYPSKYCPLLIKEGGMTLLEKVLELESSHPDTKDMARKVMEHCENFKEDPMETNPGQDANFGQRG; from the exons ATGGCAGCCAAAGCAGGAGACAACCCCGACAGCCTCATGACTCTGGCGACTGTCTTCTGCCTGAGGAACCTGAAGAAGACGATGTGCTACCAGGGCTTCAGGAACAAGCTGTGCCTGCGCTCAGACATCTTCCTCCCCAGCGAGATCTGCGACAAGCTGGTCAACAC ataCATGGAACTGGTCCACACAGACAGTAACTTTGAACCAGAGGAGAGCTTCTTCCAGCTCTTCTCAGACCCCCGGAGCACCAGACTGACCCGGGTGCAGCTCAGAGAGGACTTTGTCCGTGACAGAGACCTGGAAGCCATCAAAAAACAG GACCTGATCGAGCTCCACCTCACCTACTGCAACAACCTGTCGTCTCGCAGCTTGAAAGCGCTGTCCTGCTTCCGCGACACTTtggtgtctctctgtctcttcggCTGCAGCAACATCTTCTACAGGAAGTGCGGCGCCCCGCTCGCCTGCAACGAGGACACAGACGAGGACGAGGAGGAGAGCCCCGCCTCTCGGCATGCTTTAGAAACAGACTTTAACTTCCAGGGATTCAACCGGCTCAGGCTGCTCAACCTGGGTGGCATGCCGAAGGAGCTGGACCCCGAGACACTGCTCAAACCCCTGAAGTCGCTCACCTCGCTAGATCTGTCCAATGTACAGTTACTGGGGACATCTTTTCTCACCCAGTGGAGGGACAGACTGGCCTCTCTTGTTCTCTACAACGTGGACCTATCTGAGGAGTTGATCAGCACAGTTTTGGAGCTCGTTAATCTCAG GCACCTCGACATCTCCCAGGAGAGCAGGCGGATCTCAAAGTTTAAGATGACCAAGAAAATCCTGACGGCCATCGTCCAGCGTCTGGTACACCTGATGTCCCTGGACATCTCGGGTCACATCATGCTAGACAACTGCACAGTTCCACACTTTGAAGAAGCGATGGGGCGTCCAAG CACTGAACCGTGCAAGAGCAGCATCTACCCTTTCCAGGAGCTGAAGAGGCCCCTGCAGTTTCTGGGCTTGTACGACACCACCCTCTGTAATGTGACGCACATCCCTGCCTATAAG GTGACTGGATCAAAGAATGAAGACCAGGTCCTGAACGCCATCGAGGCTTACACAGAGTTTCGCCCTGAGCTCGCCCACAGAGCCATCAATCAGCTTTTTGACATCGCCAGGATACAACATTGCAGCCAGCTGCTCCGCGCTCTGCAG CTTGTCATCGCAGCACTGAAGTGCCATAAATACGATAAGAGCATCCAGGTGACGGGCAGCGCCGCTCTTTTCTACCTGACCAACACCGAGTACCGCAGCGATCAGAGTGTGCGGTTACGGCGGGAGGTCATTCAGGTGGTGCTGAATGGGATGGAGCACTACCAGGAGGTCACT GTCCAGAGGAACTGCTGCCTGACTCTGTGCAACTTCAGCATCCCAGAGGAGCTCGAGTTCCAGTACAGCCGCGTCAACCAGCTGCTGCTGAAGATCCTGGAGCCGGCCCGGCAGGATGAGTCCATCCAGAGAATCGCCGTGCACCTCTGCAATGCTTTGGTCTGCCAGGTGGACAACCACCATAAGGAGGCTGTGGGCAAGATGGGATTTGTGAGG ACAATGCTGAATTTAATTCAGAAGAAGTTACAGGACAGAATG TGTGACCAGGTGATGGAGTTTTCCTGGAGCGCCCTGTGGAACATCACAGACGAGACGCCCGACAACTGTCAGATGTTCCTGAACTGTCGGGGCATGAGCCTGTTCCTGGAGTGTCTGCAG GAGTTTCCAGACAAGCAGGAGCTTCATCGCAACATGTTGGGTCTTCTGGGAAACGTGGCTGAGGTCAAAGCTCTGAGGCCACAGCTGCTCACCCCACAGTTCATCACAGTGTTCAG TAACCTGCTGGACAGTAAGGCCGATGGGATTGAGGTGTCGTACAACGCCTGTGGAGTGCTCTCGCACATCATGTTTGACGGGCCTGAGGTTTGGAAGATGGAGGAGCCGCGGAGAGACATGGTGATGGAGAAGATGTGGGAAGCCATCCAGAGCTGGGACGTCAGCTCGCGGCGCAACATCAACTACAG GTCATTCGAGCCCATCCTGCGACTGCTGCCTCAGAGCATCTCCCCTGTCAGTCAGCACTGGGCCACATGGGCTCTTTACAACCTGGTGTCAGTTTACC CAAGCAAGTATTGTCCTCTGCTGATAAAAGAAGGAGGAATGACTCTTCTGGAGAAAGTTCTGGAGCTGGAGAGCTCACATCCGGACACAAAGGACATGGCCCG AAAAGTAATGGAGCACTGTGAAAACTTCAAAGAAGACCCGATGGAAACAAATCCCGGACAGGATGCAAACTTTGGACAGAGAGGGTGA
- the tbc1d13 gene encoding TBC1 domain family member 13 yields the protein MSTAYRNRIQEFKVALAEEKINLKTLRELCFNGIPFEGGIRALCWKILLNYLPADQTQWESFLKKQREVYSQFLKEMIIQPGIANANLGLSREDVTMEDHPLNPNPDSRWNTYFKDNEILLQIDKDVRRLYPDMAFFQRPTEYPCQLILDPQNDYETLRRRVEQTTLKAQTVNCNRSGVTNVSSPGKALNLYPSNEYEVLPNGSEAHWEVVERILFIYAKLNPGIAYVQGMNEIVGPIYYTFATDPNSEWKEHAEADTFFCFTNLMSENRDNFIKSLDDSQCGITYKMESVYSMLKDKDMELYLKLEEQNIKPQYFTFRWLTLLLSQEFLLPDVIRIWDTLFSDQDRFHFLILVCCAMLILIRDNLLAGDFTVNMRLLQDYPISDVHTILTKAKELQDTS from the exons ATGTCTACAGCGTACAGAAACAG GATACAAGAGTTCAAAGTTGCCTTGGCTGAAGAAAAAATCAACTTGAAGACACTGAGGGAGCTGTGCTTCAATG GAATCCCTTTTGAAGGAGGCATACGAGCGCTCTGCTGGAAG ATCCTTCTTAATTACCTACCTGCTGATCAGACCCAGTGGGAGTCTTTCCTGAAAAAGCAAAG GGAGGTGTACTCCCAGTTCCTGAAGGAGATGATCATCCAGCCCGGCATTGCCAACGCCAACCTGGGCCTTTCCAGAGAAGACGTGACGATGGAGGATCAC CCTCTGAATCCAAACCCTGACAGCAGGTGGAACACCTACTTTAAAGATAATGAAATTCTGCTGCAGATCGACAAAGACGTGAG GCGGCTGTACCCGGACATGGCGTTCTTCCAGCGCCCCACAGAGTACCCCTGTCAGCTGATCCTGGACCCTCAGAACGACTACGAGACGCTGCGTCGCCGAGTGGAGCAGACGACGCTGAAGGCACAAACGGTGAACTGCAACCGCAGCGGGGTCACTAAT GTGAGTTCACCTGGAAAGGCGCTGAACCTGTATCCGTCTAATGAGTATGAGGTGCTGCCCAATGGCAGTGAGGCCCACTGGGAGGTGGTAGAGCGGATCCTCTTCATTTATGCCAAACTGAACCCTGGCATCGCCTACGTCCAGGGCATGAATGAGATTGTGGGGCCAATTTACTACACGTTTGCCACAGATCCCAACAGCGAGTGGAAAG AGCACGCTGAGGCAGACACCTTCTTCTGTTTCACCAATCTGATGTCGGAGAACAGAGATAACTTCATCAAGAGCCTGGACGACTCTCAGTGTGGCATTACCTACAAGATGGAGAGCGTGTACTCCATGCTCAAAGACAAAGACATGGAGCTATATCTTAAGCTG GAAGAGCAGAACATCAAACCACAATATTTCACCTTCCGCTGGCTCACCCTGTTGTTATCTCAGGAGTTCCTCCTGCCAGATGTCATCCGCATCTGGGACACACTTTTTTCTGACCAGGACAGATTCCATTTCCTCATCCTGGTCTGCTGCGCCATGCTCAT ACTCATCCGGGATAACTTATTGGCTGGTGATTTCACAGTGAACATGAGATTACTGCAG GATTACCCCATCTCAGACGTCCACACCATCCTGACCAAAGCCAAAGAGCTGCAGGATACGTCCTAA